A genomic window from Pungitius pungitius chromosome 12, fPunPun2.1, whole genome shotgun sequence includes:
- the LOC134132932 gene encoding gastrula zinc finger protein XlCGF17.1-like — METGGDGEDCGGPEPDRNSGPASPPDTDKKTGDSSETEDSGDWNETREPLSGEEFVSDSRCRTSEKPLICSECKKTFGCIQKLRKHMMTHTSEKPFSCFECGKCFAESGKLKIHMRCHTGEKPFSCFECGKCFAESGKVKIHMRCHTGEKPFSCSQCGKCFTLRGNLKIHMRCHTGEKPFSCSDCGKGFTTNGELKTHMQRHTGEKPFSCSQCGKCFPKSSYLKSHMRCHTGEKPFSCSQCGKCFTERGNLKIHMRRHTGEKPFSCSDCGKCFTKSFNLKRHMRLHMGETF; from the coding sequence atggagacaggaggtgatggagaggactgtggaggaccagaaccagaccgcAACTCGGGTCCAGCCAGTCCTCCAGATACTGATAAGAAaactggagactcttctgagactgaggacagtggtgaTTGGAATGAGACCAGAGAACCTCTGTCTGGTGAAGAGTTTGTCAGTGACTCTAGATGTAGAACAAGTGAGAAACCTttgatctgttctgaatgtaagaaaacatttggttgcattcagaagctgaggaaacacatgatgacccacacatcagagaaacctttcagctgcttcgaatgtggtaaatgttttgcTGAAAGCGGAAAGCTGAAGatccacatgagatgtcacacaggggagaaacctttcagctgcttcgaatgtggtaaatgttttgcTGAAAGCGGAAAGGTGAAGatccacatgagatgtcacacaggggagaaacctttcagctgctcacagtgtggtaaatgtttcaccctgaggggaaatctaaaaatacacatgagatgtcacacaggggagaaacctttcagctgctcagattgtggtaaaggtttcactacaaatggagagctaaagacacacatgcaacgtcacacaggagagaaacctttcagctgctcacagtgtggtaaatgtttccctAAAAGTTCATatctaaagagtcacatgagatgtcacacaggggagaaacctttcagctgctcacagtgtggtaaatgtttcactgaaaggggaaatctaaaaatacacatgagacgtcacacaggggagaaacctttcagttgctcagattgtggtaaatgtttcactaaaagTTTTAatctaaagagacacatgagattgcacatGGGAGAAACCTtttag